A genomic segment from Desulfurispirillum indicum S5 encodes:
- a CDS encoding multiheme c-type cytochrome, with protein sequence MRNLILSLLVVLMAVASVAAMNCSTCHKGELAGAAMGNVHGVQVQGLQDMQNPMHGALRACTSCHATDNLAAAASAGESLLGGSLEALGTAPACVGCHNQGGIPGPYWTNWDMKRVQGHTFTIPK encoded by the coding sequence ATGAGAAATCTGATTTTGTCGTTACTGGTGGTTCTGATGGCGGTGGCTTCTGTTGCTGCCATGAACTGTAGCACTTGCCACAAGGGTGAGCTGGCTGGTGCAGCTATGGGGAATGTCCATGGCGTTCAGGTGCAGGGTCTGCAGGATATGCAAAACCCCATGCACGGTGCGCTGCGTGCCTGCACCAGCTGCCATGCGACGGATAACCTGGCCGCGGCTGCTTCAGCTGGCGAGAGTCTGCTGGGGGGAAGCCTGGAGGCTCTGGGAACGGCTCCTGCCTGTGTTGGCTGCCATAATCAAGGTGGAATCCCCGGCCCCTACTGGACCAATTGGGACATGAAGCGGGTTCAGGGGCACACGTTCACTATTCCAAAGTAA
- a CDS encoding cytochrome c3 family protein, translated as MKNRITYIAFMLAACLALGGLSVAVAQYSAMTFNHDRHVAYMGGMDCATCHGEGLQNLSPEPATCVSCHGNDFMNFVTYPGKKTHGPAWALNHGPMAKAEVMDCMACHQEFTDKARKDRNPRATTCYDCHTPSGKDSEFGPFGGSLHNVHSSDFHVTHPLAARTDQRLCASCHTEPRFCVDCHNDFNRNELALESHRRGFSSLLTSPSGVAHEQFNETQCQTCHVDSVLPTHKWARGHGIEARKNLTTCQACHPTGNTCIKCHSAKTGLGVNPHPKDWKGGRLESATGGATCAKCH; from the coding sequence ATGAAAAACCGCATTACCTACATCGCATTCATGCTAGCTGCATGTCTTGCACTGGGGGGGCTCTCCGTTGCCGTTGCACAGTACAGCGCCATGACCTTCAACCACGATCGTCACGTCGCCTACATGGGTGGCATGGACTGCGCCACCTGCCATGGTGAAGGGCTCCAGAACCTCAGCCCTGAACCAGCCACCTGCGTCAGCTGTCACGGCAACGACTTCATGAATTTCGTCACCTACCCCGGCAAAAAGACCCACGGCCCCGCCTGGGCCCTGAACCACGGCCCCATGGCTAAAGCCGAGGTGATGGACTGCATGGCCTGCCACCAGGAATTCACCGACAAAGCTCGCAAGGATCGCAACCCGAGGGCAACCACTTGCTACGATTGCCACACTCCCAGTGGCAAAGACAGTGAATTCGGCCCCTTCGGCGGCAGCCTGCACAACGTGCACAGCAGCGATTTCCACGTCACCCACCCCCTGGCGGCCCGCACCGACCAGCGCCTGTGCGCCAGCTGTCATACGGAACCTCGCTTCTGTGTTGACTGTCATAATGACTTTAACCGCAACGAGCTGGCCCTTGAGTCTCACCGCCGCGGATTCAGCTCCCTGCTGACAAGCCCGTCCGGTGTGGCTCACGAGCAGTTTAATGAAACCCAGTGCCAGACATGTCACGTAGACTCCGTATTGCCCACCCATAAATGGGCTCGCGGCCACGGTATCGAAGCCCGCAAAAATCTGACTACCTGTCAGGCTTGTCACCCCACCGGCAATACCTGCATCAAGTGCCACAGTGCCAAAACCGGCCTCGGTGTGAACCCTCACCCCAAGGACTGGAAGGGCGGACGTCTTGAAAGTGCCACTGGCGGAGCAACCTGCGCCAAGTGTCACTGA
- a CDS encoding Rpn family recombination-promoting nuclease/putative transposase codes for MGDDKINNPHDTFVQAILEHENVALDLLQHEMPAHIAEALDFSTLQRLETTYVSDDLRKTYSDRVFLANFKNSDKQAYAYKLTGRKQPA; via the coding sequence ATGGGTGACGACAAAATCAACAATCCACATGATACCTTTGTACAGGCAATACTGGAGCATGAGAATGTGGCGCTGGATCTGCTGCAGCACGAGATGCCAGCACACATTGCTGAAGCGTTGGATTTTTCCACCCTGCAGCGGCTGGAGACCACATACGTCAGTGATGATCTGAGAAAAACCTACAGCGACCGGGTATTTCTGGCAAATTTCAAAAACAGCGACAAGCAGGCCTATGCCTACAAACTGACTGGACGCAAACAGCCTGCTTAA
- a CDS encoding DUF4351 domain-containing protein — translation MTTITKEWEARGVQRGRQEGRTELLYALIERRFGSVPPEVHDRITQATEEELSHYAINVLDAGSAHEVVEIR, via the coding sequence ATGACCACAATCACGAAAGAATGGGAGGCCAGGGGAGTTCAAAGGGGAAGGCAAGAGGGAAGAACCGAACTCCTGTACGCTCTGATAGAGCGCCGATTCGGCTCTGTGCCGCCAGAAGTGCATGATCGCATCACCCAGGCAACCGAAGAAGAACTCTCCCACTATGCCATAAACGTACTTGATGCAGGCTCAGCCCACGAAGTGGTGGAGATACGCTGA
- a CDS encoding IS630 family transposase (programmed frameshift) gives MKKYIVTLTKEEREELLSITSKGKHESQKVINALILLDVDEGAHQQNRVKNEDIARVLNISMRKIDRVKRRFVEEGFEKSLGKRKPEREYKRKADGELEAHLIALSCSEPPEGFSRWTLRLLADKAVELNYIESISHESVRRILKKNELKPWKQKAWVIPPQNSGSFVANMEKILDVYKRPYDPLRPVVCMDESPKQLIAETRKPIPASPGQPERYDYEYRRCGVSNIFIASEPLCGKRLVSVTSRRTKRDWAQFLEKIAKHYCHAELITLVMDNLSTHEAGALYKAFEPAKAKELLDRFKFVYTPKHGSWLNVAEIELSVLSRQCLNRRIDSIEKLREEVNAWQANRNNLRAKINWQFRTDDARIRLSRLYPTLEE, from the exons ATGAAGAAGTACATTGTGACCTTGACCAAAGAAGAGCGCGAAGAGCTTCTTTCGATCACCAGTAAGGGCAAGCATGAGTCTCAAAAGGTAATCAACGCCCTGATACTTCTCGATGTAGACGAAGGAGCCCACCAGCAAAATAGAGTGAAGAACGAAGATATAGCCCGCGTGCTGAATATCAGTATGCGCAAGATCGACCGGGTAAAGAGGCGATTTGTCGAGGAGGGTTTTGAGAAGTCGCTTGGGAAACGTAAACCAGAAAGAGAGTATAAGCGCAAGGCAGATGGTGAGCTCGAAGCTCATTTGATTGCACTCAGCTGCAGTGAGCCTCCAGAAGGCTTTTCGAGGTGGACATTGCGTTTATTGGCCGATAAAGCCGTGGAGCTCAACTACATTGAAAGCATTTCCCATGAATCGGTGCGCCGCATTTTAAA AAAAAACGAACTCAAGCCGTGGAAACAAAAGGCATGGGTAATTCCTCCGCAAAACAGTGGGTCATTCGTGGCCAACATGGAAAAGATCCTGGATGTTTACAAACGGCCTTATGACCCCTTGCGTCCTGTGGTCTGCATGGATGAGTCGCCCAAGCAGCTCATTGCCGAAACACGCAAGCCGATTCCAGCTTCACCGGGACAGCCTGAGCGTTATGACTATGAATATCGCCGTTGCGGAGTCAGCAATATATTCATAGCCAGCGAGCCGCTTTGCGGCAAGCGGCTTGTGAGTGTAACCTCCAGGAGGACCAAGCGGGACTGGGCGCAGTTTCTTGAGAAAATTGCGAAGCACTACTGCCATGCTGAGCTCATAACGCTTGTGATGGATAACCTGAGCACTCACGAAGCCGGAGCCTTGTATAAGGCCTTTGAGCCCGCAAAGGCAAAAGAGCTCCTTGATCGGTTCAAGTTTGTATATACACCAAAGCATGGCAGCTGGCTAAATGTGGCTGAAATTGAACTCAGTGTTTTAAGCCGACAATGCCTGAACCGCAGAATAGATAGCATCGAAAAGCTCAGGGAAGAGGTCAACGCTTGGCAGGCCAACAGAAACAACCTTCGGGCAAAGATAAACTGGCAATTCAGAACCGATGATGCGAGGATAAGGCTATCGAGGCTTTATCCGACACTTGAAGAGTGA
- a CDS encoding response regulator, which yields MRRHFTITQRILLTTMGGFLLAGTALVVYIYITLPGSIGQLLIDEQQAKAQRIVSHIENELQMRQRALERLAPRLLDGELLKSPQQITQVLENLVMDTMEFNGGIAIFNAQGIGVGEYPRASGRIGLDISDREHMRLARSTKKPVITRPLLSRSLGVPSFFINVPLLSATGEVVGFAVGVTILGTDNFLIKIGDDHQSHSGNFFILDPANKLIVTSSLFNLAMRPLPEPGVHPVMDRVLEGVPAGFAPGLDGSDRLFASATIPQLGWVVIQTLPKDLVHSPVNRLVVQVLIFSFLILIAAWTLLAAVVARLLLPLGLAASSIDAMVDNRAAFTPLPIAGNDEIGQLVQAFNRLLLSRDEQRQRLFLATSGVGIGIWDYDMSAGTMTWDEQMFALYGATPGEEADAQRIWESRVHPDDLESVNQLLHSALQGESFFSAEFRIVLPDGNIRWIKANAVVLRADGDGGEPLRVIGTNWDISEQKRVELMKSQFVSTVSHELRTPLTSINGSLGLIAGGAVGELPSQARQLVDIAYKNSQRLGYLINDLLDMEKIAAGKMRFDMILQELMPIVEQAMEANEAYGRQFNVTFALVERDDSMLVRVDAQRLMQVLSNLLSNAAKFSASAERVEIAVMAQNNQVRVEVRDQGPGISPELQARLFTKFTQADSSDTRQKGGTGLGLAIAKELVERMGGTIGVHSEVGRGSVFFFELPAVHRDELCGLPPVPAVADGRPRVLVVEDDPDVAHLLATLLQHHGYHADIATTGAAAVAMVEQVPYDAMTLDLRLPDRNGISIIRQLRTHSTTAHIPIVVVAGNIEEGQLALNGGFNAIDWLQKPIDQQTLLECIHRATGGSGNKPLVLHIEDDEDTRHIISLLGQEVATFHAASTKQQARQKLEQNTYDVVILDIGLPDGSGWDLLPLIKQQNRIPQIIVLSGHELTSEQASQVDQALLKAPTSVQELIAMLNTVKQGERE from the coding sequence ATGAGGCGGCACTTCACGATCACCCAGCGTATCCTGCTGACCACCATGGGTGGGTTCCTTTTGGCTGGTACGGCTTTGGTGGTGTATATCTATATCACGCTTCCCGGCAGTATCGGCCAGCTCCTGATTGACGAGCAGCAGGCCAAGGCGCAGCGCATTGTCAGCCATATTGAAAACGAGCTGCAGATGCGTCAGCGGGCTCTGGAGAGGCTGGCGCCGCGCCTGCTGGATGGCGAGCTCCTGAAAAGCCCGCAGCAGATCACACAGGTACTGGAAAACCTGGTGATGGACACGATGGAATTCAACGGTGGTATCGCCATCTTCAACGCCCAGGGCATCGGCGTGGGTGAGTATCCCCGCGCTTCCGGGCGCATTGGCCTGGATATTTCCGACCGGGAGCATATGCGCCTGGCCCGCTCCACAAAAAAACCTGTCATTACCCGCCCCCTGCTCAGCCGCAGCCTGGGGGTTCCTTCTTTTTTCATCAATGTGCCTCTTCTGTCGGCCACGGGCGAGGTGGTGGGGTTTGCCGTGGGGGTCACGATTCTGGGGACGGACAACTTCCTGATCAAGATTGGCGATGATCACCAGAGCCACTCCGGGAACTTTTTTATCCTCGACCCCGCAAACAAGCTGATCGTCACTTCCTCACTCTTCAACCTGGCCATGCGGCCGCTGCCGGAGCCGGGAGTTCACCCTGTGATGGATCGCGTCCTGGAGGGTGTGCCGGCGGGTTTTGCCCCCGGTCTGGATGGCAGCGACCGGCTTTTTGCCAGCGCCACCATCCCCCAGCTGGGGTGGGTGGTGATTCAAACGCTGCCCAAGGATCTTGTGCATTCACCGGTAAATCGTCTGGTGGTGCAGGTGCTGATCTTCTCTTTTTTGATTCTTATCGCGGCCTGGACGCTGCTGGCTGCTGTGGTAGCCCGTCTGTTGCTTCCCCTTGGGCTGGCGGCCAGCTCCATTGACGCCATGGTGGATAATCGCGCTGCCTTCACCCCACTGCCCATAGCCGGAAATGACGAGATCGGGCAGCTGGTGCAGGCCTTCAATCGTCTGCTGCTGTCCCGCGACGAACAGCGGCAGCGCCTTTTTCTGGCGACTTCCGGTGTGGGGATCGGTATCTGGGATTATGATATGTCCGCAGGCACAATGACCTGGGATGAGCAGATGTTCGCTCTCTATGGCGCTACTCCCGGCGAAGAGGCAGATGCCCAGCGGATATGGGAATCCCGTGTGCACCCCGATGACCTGGAGTCTGTAAACCAGTTGCTGCACTCCGCGCTGCAGGGGGAGAGTTTCTTCAGCGCGGAATTCCGCATTGTACTGCCCGATGGGAATATCCGCTGGATAAAAGCCAACGCGGTGGTGCTGCGCGCTGATGGTGACGGGGGCGAGCCGCTGCGCGTGATCGGCACCAACTGGGACATCAGCGAGCAAAAGCGGGTGGAGCTGATGAAGAGCCAGTTCGTCTCCACGGTCAGCCATGAGCTGCGCACTCCTCTGACTTCCATCAATGGCTCCCTGGGGCTGATTGCCGGTGGTGCCGTGGGAGAACTGCCGTCCCAGGCCAGGCAGCTGGTGGATATCGCCTACAAGAACAGTCAGCGCCTGGGATACCTGATTAACGACCTGCTGGACATGGAGAAAATTGCCGCTGGCAAGATGCGCTTCGACATGATCCTGCAGGAACTGATGCCCATTGTGGAGCAGGCTATGGAGGCCAATGAGGCCTATGGCAGGCAGTTCAATGTGACCTTTGCTCTGGTGGAGCGCGACGATTCCATGCTGGTGCGAGTCGATGCCCAGCGTCTGATGCAGGTGCTTTCCAACCTGCTTTCCAACGCGGCCAAATTCTCCGCGTCCGCTGAACGGGTGGAAATCGCGGTCATGGCTCAGAATAATCAGGTGCGGGTGGAAGTGCGCGACCAGGGGCCGGGAATCTCCCCGGAGCTTCAGGCACGTCTCTTTACCAAGTTTACCCAGGCGGACTCCTCGGATACCCGCCAGAAGGGGGGGACCGGCCTGGGCCTGGCCATCGCCAAAGAGCTGGTGGAGCGCATGGGCGGCACCATTGGCGTCCACTCGGAAGTGGGCAGGGGTTCGGTGTTCTTCTTTGAACTTCCCGCCGTGCACCGCGACGAACTGTGCGGCCTGCCTCCTGTTCCTGCAGTGGCTGACGGGCGGCCCCGCGTCCTGGTGGTGGAAGACGATCCCGACGTGGCCCACTTGCTGGCCACTCTGCTGCAGCACCATGGCTACCATGCCGACATCGCCACGACGGGGGCGGCGGCGGTTGCCATGGTGGAACAGGTGCCCTATGATGCCATGACGCTGGATCTGCGCCTGCCCGACCGCAACGGTATTTCCATTATTCGTCAGCTGCGCACCCACTCCACCACCGCCCATATTCCCATTGTGGTGGTGGCGGGGAATATCGAGGAAGGGCAACTGGCTCTCAATGGTGGCTTCAACGCCATCGACTGGCTGCAAAAACCCATTGATCAGCAGACGTTACTGGAGTGCATACACCGTGCCACGGGCGGCTCCGGCAATAAGCCACTGGTGCTGCATATTGAGGATGACGAGGATACCCGCCACATCATTTCCCTGCTGGGCCAGGAAGTGGCCACTTTCCATGCCGCCTCCACCAAGCAGCAGGCCCGGCAGAAGCTGGAGCAGAATACCTATGACGTGGTGATTCTGGATATCGGCCTGCCCGATGGGTCGGGCTGGGATCTGCTGCCACTGATCAAGCAGCAGAACAGGATTCCGCAGATCATTGTGCTGTCCGGCCATGAACTGACTTCCGAACAGGCCTCCCAGGTGGATCAGGCTCTGCTGAAGGCCCCCACATCAGTCCAGGAACTGATTGCAATGCTCAATACGGTCAAGCAAGGAGAGAGGGAATGA
- a CDS encoding response regulator has protein sequence MTLERILYAEDEPDIQAVARVALEMVGGFTVRICSSGQEALETAPGFAPQLILLDVMMPGMDGPTTLQNLRRIPAFTTTPVIFMTAKVQPAEVAHYTSLGAIGVIPKPFDPMALAGQIRALWQEVTNG, from the coding sequence ATGACACTTGAACGCATCCTGTACGCAGAAGACGAACCGGATATTCAGGCAGTTGCCAGGGTGGCTCTGGAAATGGTGGGCGGCTTCACCGTGCGCATCTGCTCTTCGGGGCAGGAAGCTCTGGAAACAGCTCCCGGCTTTGCGCCCCAGTTGATACTGCTGGACGTGATGATGCCTGGCATGGATGGCCCCACCACACTGCAGAATCTGCGGAGAATACCTGCCTTTACCACGACACCCGTGATCTTTATGACCGCCAAGGTGCAGCCTGCTGAGGTAGCACACTACACCTCCCTGGGTGCCATTGGCGTCATTCCCAAACCCTTTGACCCCATGGCCCTCGCGGGCCAGATACGCGCGCTGTGGCAGGAGGTGACCAATGGCTAG
- a CDS encoding diguanylate cyclase has product MASQEEIAARLRELQDQYISRLSNELETLSELVENILSHDMAPTLQLLHQKLHKLAGSAGTFGFSTLGQQVRKLEIQTQLWLANLPAELPADWNDFAAQVVNLRQCLSSKLPDPAEDTTQFQPMQEAAMEVPRHHEASIYIVDSNQERAEELAFTLRHFGYSTSRFTSITQGGLALRQKRPQVVIIEVEALEKEGTGSLMAFANTPMVFTAARDDFDTRIQVARVGGQGFFLHPVDIPKLVDRLYQLLRTRNDKPYRVLIVDDDLELAEHFKLTLQGAGMEVYLLEEPSHILTTVQQQRPEIILMDLNMPGYSGMELARLLRLQDDWLHTPIVYVSAETDLKKQMNAVGFAGDDFLVKPLSNEQLVAAVTVRVARARMLSELMARDSLTGLFNHSRIKEQLVIELARAKRSGKPLSVAMLDMDKFKTVNDTYGHGVGDRVIKTLAHLLQQRARQSDTVGRYGGEEFAAILPDCDRDAAWKIVDDIRQRFGQVSFVSGGREFHVTLSAGIAASSHYDDSETLLVAADEALYHAKHTGRNRVCMAPVESTEAP; this is encoded by the coding sequence ATGGCTAGTCAGGAAGAGATTGCCGCCAGGCTCAGGGAGCTGCAGGATCAGTATATAAGCCGCCTGAGCAATGAACTGGAAACGCTCAGTGAGCTGGTGGAAAATATCCTCTCCCATGACATGGCACCCACCCTGCAGCTGCTTCATCAGAAACTGCACAAGCTGGCCGGATCAGCGGGAACCTTCGGATTCTCCACCCTGGGCCAGCAGGTGCGCAAGCTGGAAATCCAGACCCAACTCTGGCTGGCAAATCTGCCTGCCGAGCTGCCTGCGGACTGGAATGACTTTGCCGCGCAGGTGGTCAATCTGCGTCAGTGTCTTTCCAGCAAACTCCCCGACCCCGCAGAGGATACCACTCAGTTTCAGCCTATGCAGGAAGCTGCCATGGAGGTGCCCCGCCACCACGAAGCCTCCATCTACATCGTGGACAGTAACCAGGAGCGCGCAGAGGAGCTGGCCTTTACCCTGCGCCACTTCGGCTACAGCACCTCCCGCTTTACCAGCATCACCCAGGGTGGCCTGGCCCTGCGTCAGAAACGCCCACAGGTGGTGATCATCGAAGTTGAGGCCCTGGAAAAAGAGGGAACCGGCTCCCTGATGGCCTTTGCCAATACCCCCATGGTCTTCACCGCCGCGCGGGACGATTTTGACACGCGCATTCAGGTGGCACGGGTGGGTGGCCAGGGATTCTTCCTCCATCCCGTGGATATTCCCAAATTGGTGGATCGTCTCTACCAGCTGCTGCGCACCCGCAACGACAAGCCCTACCGGGTGCTGATTGTGGACGACGACCTGGAGCTGGCCGAGCACTTCAAACTGACCCTGCAGGGGGCGGGCATGGAGGTGTACCTGCTGGAGGAGCCCTCCCACATTCTGACCACGGTGCAGCAGCAGCGGCCCGAGATTATCCTGATGGATCTGAATATGCCCGGCTACAGCGGCATGGAACTGGCCCGCCTGCTGCGCCTGCAGGACGACTGGCTCCACACGCCTATCGTGTATGTCTCCGCCGAAACCGATCTGAAAAAGCAGATGAACGCCGTGGGCTTTGCCGGGGACGACTTCCTGGTCAAACCCCTCTCCAACGAGCAGCTGGTGGCTGCCGTTACCGTGCGCGTGGCACGGGCGCGCATGCTCAGCGAACTGATGGCCCGCGACAGCCTGACAGGCCTCTTTAACCACTCCCGCATCAAGGAGCAGCTGGTGATTGAGCTGGCCCGCGCCAAGCGCAGTGGCAAACCCCTGAGCGTAGCCATGCTGGATATGGACAAATTCAAAACCGTCAACGACACCTATGGCCATGGCGTGGGTGACCGGGTCATCAAAACCCTGGCACACCTGCTGCAGCAGCGGGCGCGCCAGTCAGACACCGTGGGACGCTATGGTGGCGAGGAGTTTGCCGCCATCCTGCCCGACTGCGACCGGGATGCCGCCTGGAAGATTGTGGACGATATCCGCCAGCGCTTCGGCCAGGTTTCCTTTGTTTCAGGCGGTCGCGAATTTCACGTCACCCTCAGCGCCGGAATTGCCGCTTCCAGCCATTACGATGACAGCGAAACCCTGCTGGTGGCCGCAGACGAAGCCCTCTACCACGCCAAGCACACCGGGCGCAACCGGGTCTGCATGGCCCCGGTGGAAAGCACGGAGGCTCCCTGA
- a CDS encoding Hpt domain-containing protein — translation MEGMEQFQAMLRQLKQAFLEEVPERLVRMENLLLDMEKAPHDTRLHEELFRHVHSLKGSGGTHGITPMSTACHQWESFLQESTKTDSETFTDVGLKYLDILSCIVRCARQEKPDYSQCEQQLEALHARNLGQRRSILIAESSRLMCSQFHKILAPLNLQITTVDSGVAALERLAHSAFHLAILGGELRELNAHAVIAALRLSASRNSQIPVILVTSSEKHVPPAIRIDHILKRDQHLPENLAKLVPTVLGESGESLPKG, via the coding sequence ATGGAGGGAATGGAGCAATTCCAGGCCATGCTCAGACAACTGAAACAGGCTTTTCTGGAAGAAGTTCCCGAGAGGCTGGTTCGCATGGAGAACCTGCTGCTGGATATGGAGAAAGCCCCCCACGACACCCGGCTGCACGAAGAGCTCTTTCGTCACGTTCACAGCCTCAAAGGGTCCGGCGGCACCCACGGCATAACTCCCATGAGCACCGCCTGCCATCAATGGGAGAGTTTTCTGCAGGAAAGCACGAAAACAGACAGCGAAACCTTTACCGATGTTGGTCTGAAATACCTGGACATCCTGTCGTGCATCGTCCGGTGCGCCCGCCAGGAAAAACCCGACTACAGCCAGTGCGAACAGCAGCTGGAAGCCCTGCACGCGCGCAACCTGGGCCAGCGACGCTCCATCCTGATTGCCGAATCGTCACGCCTGATGTGCAGCCAGTTCCACAAAATCCTGGCACCCCTGAACCTGCAGATAACCACCGTGGACAGCGGCGTTGCGGCCCTGGAAAGACTTGCCCACAGCGCTTTTCACCTGGCCATCCTGGGAGGCGAACTGCGGGAGCTGAACGCCCACGCCGTCATCGCAGCCCTGCGCCTGAGCGCCAGCCGCAACAGCCAGATTCCCGTCATCCTCGTAACCAGCAGCGAAAAACACGTGCCACCCGCCATCCGGATTGACCACATCCTGAAACGGGACCAGCATCTGCCGGAAAACCTGGCAAAACTGGTGCCGACGGTACTTGGGGAAAGCGGCGAAAGTCTGCCCAAGGGATAG
- a CDS encoding Rpn family recombination-promoting nuclease/putative transposase — MGDEKINNPHDTFVQAILEHENVALDLLQHEMPAHIAEALDFSTLQRLETTYVSDDLRKTYSDRVFLANFKNSDKQAYIYMLLEHKSYSDDWCSLQLLKYMSAQWQKYLRENPQATRLPPIIPLVLYHGEGQWRRKEIVDLLDVNDPESMAPYTPVFDYVLWDVSRMDQQRQVYRPDTSAFLMILHHGRKQSLMEVLPTIMVLIDKAAYDKPTTLELIYQFLTYAINVNNDLDEQTIQRSLDKVHEHKEVVMTTITKEWEARGEARGEARGILKGRSELLYALIERRFGSVPPEVHDRITHATEEELSRYAINVLDAGSAHEVVEIR, encoded by the coding sequence ATGGGTGACGAAAAAATCAACAATCCACACGATACCTTTGTACAGGCAATACTGGAGCACGAGAATGTGGCGCTGGATCTACTGCAACACGAGATGCCAGCACACATTGCTGAAGCGTTGGATTTTTCCACCCTGCAGCGGCTGGAGACCACATACGTCAGTGATGATCTGAGAAAAACCTATAGCGACCGGGTATTTCTGGCAAATTTCAAAAACAGCGACAAGCAGGCCTATATCTACATGCTGCTTGAGCACAAAAGTTATTCCGACGACTGGTGCAGCCTGCAACTGCTCAAGTACATGAGCGCCCAGTGGCAAAAGTACCTCCGGGAGAATCCCCAGGCAACGAGACTGCCGCCCATCATACCCCTGGTGCTGTATCATGGCGAGGGGCAGTGGCGCCGCAAAGAGATTGTGGATCTGCTGGATGTGAATGATCCCGAGTCCATGGCTCCCTACACCCCGGTCTTCGATTATGTACTGTGGGATGTATCCCGGATGGATCAGCAAAGGCAGGTATATCGGCCCGATACAAGCGCGTTTTTGATGATCCTGCACCATGGACGCAAGCAAAGCCTCATGGAAGTCTTGCCCACCATTATGGTGCTCATTGACAAAGCCGCCTATGACAAGCCTACAACCCTGGAATTGATTTACCAGTTTTTGACCTACGCCATAAATGTGAACAACGACTTGGATGAACAAACGATACAACGCTCACTGGACAAAGTACATGAGCACAAGGAGGTTGTCATGACCACAATCACGAAAGAATGGGAGGCCAGAGGAGAAGCCAGAGGAGAAGCCAGAGGGATACTCAAAGGAAGATCCGAACTCCTGTACGCTCTGATAGAGCGCCGATTTGGTTCCGTGCCGCCAGAAGTACATGATCGCATCACCCACGCAACCGAAGAAGAACTCTCCCGTTATGCCATAAACGTACTTGATGCAGGCTCAGCCCACGAAGTGGTGGAGATACGCTGA